Proteins from a single region of Segatella copri:
- a CDS encoding LuxR C-terminal-related transcriptional regulator: MKNQKMYEADDKMISIIRDNYNILQSLGSFGINLGFGDKTVCEVCDEQKVDTYTFLSVVNLTINGYKEYDNADRLSLPTLLHYLKASHAYYIDFQLPFIRKELVEALDEKDNLARLILKLYDDYAHSITNHMRYEEKMVFPYVQALIDGNANASFDIETFSKHHAQVDLKLKELKSIIIKYLPSDGLHNNQLSATLYDIYNNEEWLKHHSEVEEEIFIPAVRNAERKLKQNDVSAKISSMINQTPMSDEQLSDREKDVIVALVQGMTNKEIADHLFISINTVITHRRNIARKLQIHSPAGLTIYAIVNNLVDISSVKL, encoded by the coding sequence ATGAAAAATCAGAAGATGTATGAAGCTGATGACAAGATGATCAGCATCATTAGAGACAATTATAACATTTTACAGAGCCTCGGCAGCTTCGGCATAAACCTGGGCTTTGGCGACAAGACTGTGTGTGAGGTTTGCGACGAGCAGAAGGTGGATACTTATACTTTCCTGTCCGTGGTAAACTTGACGATTAATGGTTACAAGGAGTATGACAATGCTGACCGCCTGTCGCTGCCGACCCTATTGCACTATCTCAAGGCTTCGCATGCCTATTACATAGATTTCCAGTTGCCGTTTATCCGTAAGGAACTGGTTGAAGCGCTGGATGAAAAGGATAATCTGGCTCGTCTTATCCTCAAACTTTATGATGATTATGCCCATAGTATAACCAATCATATGCGGTATGAAGAAAAGATGGTATTCCCTTATGTTCAGGCACTTATAGATGGTAATGCCAATGCTAGCTTTGATATAGAAACCTTCTCGAAGCACCATGCTCAGGTAGATCTGAAGTTAAAGGAACTCAAGAGTATCATTATCAAGTATTTACCTTCTGATGGCTTGCATAACAATCAGCTCAGCGCCACTCTTTATGATATATATAATAATGAGGAATGGCTGAAACATCATTCTGAGGTTGAGGAAGAAATCTTTATTCCTGCAGTAAGAAATGCAGAGCGTAAACTGAAACAGAACGATGTGAGTGCCAAGATTTCGAGCATGATTAATCAGACTCCTATGAGCGATGAACAGTTGAGCGACCGTGAGAAAGATGTGATTGTTGCTTTGGTTCAGGGAATGACCAATAAGGAGATTGCTGACCACCTGTTTATCTCTATCAATACGGTCATTACGCATCGCAGAAACATAGCCCGAAAGCTTCAGATTCACTCTCCTGCAGGTCTTACAATTTATGCCATCGTGAACAATTTGGTTGATATTTCTTCTGTAAAGCTGTAG
- a CDS encoding imelysin family protein: MKKVFKSAVMLMAAFMLPLGFTSCSSDDDPVANNDFTNKAYGQDAMDACDELCNALRAAYSKVNDAHLSADQETYLKNVCANAVDNTIQPTYKSLADAVEKLHTALPKSVDTNNLTQENINNACAAFKDARALWEKSEAFLGGAASDFDIDPHIDSWPLNRTLLHSYFATGKFSDAAIEDASILGFHALEFILFRDGQPRKVAEFKGNDTYKGFTDVKGSEELKYAEAVIEDLVNRVYELEVAWSENPNATRLAAVKAAGLEYQTDKGQSYAANMKYAGNKSISKYTSLKAAVQQLLSMEEGSCFAISNEVGTTKIANPFQNGDISYVESPYSYNSITDFQNNIRSIENLWYGGTNGTSSNAKYSFHQFFKDNASAEGQRVETAIANAISKIGGMPYPFVKYVSTVWGKKFDEVNPK, translated from the coding sequence ATGAAAAAGGTTTTTAAAAGTGCAGTAATGCTCATGGCAGCCTTCATGTTGCCATTAGGTTTCACATCATGCAGCAGCGATGATGATCCTGTAGCGAACAACGACTTTACAAACAAGGCATATGGCCAGGATGCTATGGATGCCTGCGATGAACTTTGCAATGCGCTCCGTGCAGCTTACAGCAAAGTAAACGACGCACATTTGAGCGCAGATCAGGAAACATACCTGAAGAATGTATGTGCTAACGCTGTAGACAATACCATCCAGCCAACCTACAAGTCATTGGCTGATGCAGTAGAGAAGTTGCACACAGCTCTTCCTAAGAGTGTAGATACCAACAACCTGACTCAGGAGAACATCAACAATGCCTGCGCAGCTTTCAAGGACGCACGTGCATTGTGGGAGAAGAGCGAGGCTTTCCTCGGTGGTGCAGCATCAGACTTTGATATTGACCCACACATCGACTCATGGCCATTGAACCGTACACTCCTCCACAGCTACTTTGCTACAGGTAAGTTTAGTGATGCTGCGATTGAGGATGCTTCTATCCTTGGTTTCCACGCACTTGAGTTCATCCTCTTCCGTGATGGACAGCCACGTAAGGTTGCTGAGTTCAAGGGTAACGATACCTACAAAGGCTTCACAGACGTAAAGGGTTCTGAGGAATTGAAGTATGCCGAGGCAGTGATCGAGGACTTAGTAAACCGCGTATATGAGTTGGAGGTTGCATGGTCTGAGAATCCTAACGCTACCCGCCTCGCAGCAGTGAAGGCAGCAGGTCTTGAGTACCAGACAGACAAAGGTCAGTCATACGCTGCCAACATGAAGTATGCAGGCAACAAATCTATCAGTAAGTACACTTCTTTGAAGGCAGCCGTCCAGCAGCTTCTCTCTATGGAGGAAGGTTCTTGCTTTGCTATCTCTAACGAGGTAGGTACAACCAAGATTGCCAACCCATTCCAGAATGGTGATATCAGCTACGTAGAGTCTCCATATAGCTACAACTCTATCACCGACTTCCAGAACAACATCCGTTCTATCGAGAACTTGTGGTATGGTGGAACTAATGGTACAAGCTCTAATGCTAAGTATAGCTTCCATCAGTTCTTCAAGGATAATGCATCTGCAGAAGGTCAGCGTGTAGAGACAGCTATCGCTAATGCTATCAGCAAGATTGGTGGTATGCCTTACCCATTCGTTAAGTATGTAAGTACCGTTTGGGGCAAGAAATTTGACGAAGTAAACCCAAAATAA
- a CDS encoding di-heme oxidoredictase family protein, translated as MVYQRISKMLLLGLLVLPLASCSDDNSVVNNDKLNGDSQFGKANDVFEASEWYPGGELGTDEGMSYSAETPATTNQGLSNSFNKGEDFFEHLYTITEAPRKGLGPAWVRSSCIHCHPNYGHGKFQNQYQADQFGNGYLLVVYHPTAGTTADGKPYAANSYISEVTGMPQTKAMTPFSAPIDEKQINIQWNEVTTMPSGLAMKFPKDGEAFALQYPEVTIPQSAFNTNPKPNNYEVRLESTIGIYGTGLLDAIDQDDMKKVYQDEAKYGVKLNPAMWDKTANDWASSAWYTLADGTKKVKKFTYAMTRASLQDGPGANAIWNITNVTRSDRHYLYTTPAWAKYQSEDPEVISYIKKHGADESSVLHPYYADGTDEGIKERVNEILSCNKGPKDGKENAFEKYLLKGAPYNGEEEMNNKDYYDFMVWHRGLAVPAARNLDNAQVQEGKKLFTQWGCTHCHKPSWKTGADNYWVDNAIKAYAKSIGQDPNTMLPKYPNQTIYPYTDLVQHRLYMANDIRTGWCRTTPLWGRGLSSMLTGRSDRLHDCRARNVVEAIMWHCYDKRSDAYKPALNFYNATKEERDAVVAFINAI; from the coding sequence ATGGTTTATCAAAGAATTAGCAAAATGTTATTGCTCGGCTTGCTCGTATTGCCATTGGCATCCTGCTCTGACGATAACAGTGTTGTAAACAATGACAAGTTAAATGGTGACTCTCAGTTTGGTAAGGCAAACGATGTTTTTGAGGCCTCAGAATGGTATCCAGGTGGTGAACTTGGTACAGACGAAGGCATGAGCTATTCGGCAGAAACTCCAGCTACCACCAACCAGGGATTGTCAAACAGTTTCAACAAAGGTGAGGATTTCTTCGAGCACCTTTACACTATCACAGAGGCTCCACGTAAGGGTCTTGGCCCAGCATGGGTTCGCAGCAGTTGTATCCACTGCCATCCTAACTATGGTCATGGTAAATTCCAGAACCAGTATCAGGCAGACCAGTTTGGTAACGGCTATCTGCTCGTAGTTTATCACCCTACAGCAGGTACTACCGCTGACGGAAAGCCTTACGCAGCAAACAGCTACATATCTGAGGTTACAGGTATGCCACAGACCAAGGCAATGACTCCATTCTCTGCTCCTATCGACGAGAAGCAGATTAACATCCAGTGGAATGAGGTTACAACCATGCCTAGCGGTTTGGCTATGAAGTTCCCTAAGGATGGCGAGGCTTTTGCTTTGCAGTATCCAGAGGTTACCATCCCTCAGTCTGCATTCAATACCAATCCTAAGCCAAACAACTATGAAGTACGTTTGGAATCAACCATCGGTATCTATGGTACAGGCTTGCTTGATGCCATCGACCAGGATGATATGAAGAAGGTTTATCAGGATGAGGCGAAATACGGGGTAAAGCTGAACCCTGCCATGTGGGACAAGACTGCTAACGATTGGGCTTCAAGTGCCTGGTACACGTTGGCAGATGGAACCAAGAAGGTGAAGAAGTTTACCTATGCCATGACCCGTGCCTCCCTGCAGGATGGTCCAGGTGCTAACGCCATCTGGAACATTACCAACGTAACACGTTCCGATCGTCATTACCTCTATACCACTCCAGCCTGGGCAAAGTATCAGAGCGAAGACCCAGAAGTAATCAGTTATATCAAGAAGCATGGTGCTGACGAGTCTTCTGTACTCCACCCATACTATGCAGATGGAACTGACGAAGGTATCAAGGAGAGAGTAAACGAGATTCTGAGCTGTAACAAAGGACCTAAAGATGGCAAAGAAAATGCCTTTGAGAAGTACCTCCTCAAGGGAGCTCCTTACAATGGCGAGGAAGAGATGAACAACAAGGATTACTATGACTTCATGGTATGGCACCGTGGTCTAGCTGTTCCTGCTGCCCGTAACCTCGACAACGCACAGGTTCAGGAAGGTAAGAAGCTCTTCACTCAGTGGGGATGCACTCATTGCCACAAGCCATCATGGAAAACAGGTGCTGACAACTATTGGGTAGATAATGCTATCAAGGCTTACGCCAAGAGCATAGGTCAGGATCCTAACACCATGTTGCCAAAGTATCCAAACCAGACTATTTATCCATACACCGACTTGGTACAGCACCGTCTGTACATGGCTAACGACATCCGCACAGGATGGTGCCGCACTACTCCACTCTGGGGACGTGGTTTGTCAAGCATGCTGACTGGTCGAAGCGACCGTTTGCACGACTGCCGTGCCCGCAACGTAGTAGAGGCTATCATGTGGCACTGCTATGATAAGCGCAGCGATGCATACAAACCAGCACTCAACTTCTACAATGCAACCAAGGAAGAGCGTGATGCTGTAGTAGCATTCATCAATGCTATCTAA
- the ccsA gene encoding cytochrome c biogenesis protein CcsA, which produces MVKKIIFILYILVLVCMAAATIVEKSQGTDYAHAHYYGAWWFILIWAVLAALGAFYIIKRKVKCASTLALHLSFIIILAGALLTHISAKRGMIHLRIGQPTDTYMAQDEEQGMKEEKLPFSLCLKKFEAKMHDGTNAVADYSSKFTVIDGDDKSEGEVSMNNIYSHRSYRLYQSSYDEDGKGSVLAINADPYGIPVTYTGYALLFISLVWMLFDPKGGYRKLLKSPLLKKGALITALILSMGNIQTLHAEPATGNLQNAVLTKETAEKFGELHILYNDRICPVQTFALDFCKKIYGARSYQGLTAEQVLSGWVFYGNTWANEPFIKIKSGEMKTAMNLPDYASLNTFFNREMGGYTIGQYVQEYYNGQQDKFHQQAADIDGKIQIIMELREGISLKVLPYTFTRNVKATKDHSFIKAGTTTWFSPVDKLPQAVEHQHALYIRNVFSLLNGDVKAGNTSRVNEFFVKMKKYQEVSSGNSLPTATQYKAERINNAFPFATILFMANLTLGFIALFYTIYRMTKKREIKALNIALPILLGVSFLALTFGLALRWIISGNIPMSNGYESMLTVAWFVMLISILMQLRIRIVMVFGFLISGFFLLVSHINQMDPAIGQMMPVLNSPLLSIHVSIIMMSYALLSLTFICGIMGICMRSHGDELRDLSRLFLYPALTTMGFGIFIGAIWANVSWGNYWSWDSKETWALITFMIYAVVVHTQSLPVFRKPLVYHIYITLAFLSIAMTYFGVNYFLTGMHSYA; this is translated from the coding sequence ATGGTTAAAAAGATTATATTCATTCTTTACATCCTTGTGCTCGTATGCATGGCAGCCGCCACCATCGTGGAGAAAAGCCAGGGCACGGATTATGCCCATGCCCACTACTATGGGGCATGGTGGTTCATTCTTATCTGGGCAGTACTTGCTGCCCTCGGTGCTTTCTACATCATCAAAAGAAAAGTGAAGTGCGCTTCTACATTGGCACTCCATCTCTCCTTCATCATCATCCTTGCCGGGGCATTGCTCACACATATATCGGCTAAACGGGGCATGATTCATCTGCGCATCGGTCAGCCTACAGATACTTATATGGCTCAAGATGAAGAGCAGGGCATGAAGGAAGAGAAACTGCCTTTCTCGCTCTGCCTGAAGAAGTTTGAAGCGAAAATGCACGATGGTACCAACGCCGTGGCTGACTATTCTTCAAAATTCACCGTAATAGACGGAGATGATAAGAGCGAAGGCGAAGTTTCGATGAACAACATCTATTCCCACCGGTCTTACCGTCTTTATCAGTCATCTTACGATGAAGACGGCAAGGGAAGCGTGCTCGCTATCAATGCCGATCCATACGGCATACCAGTCACCTATACTGGCTATGCACTGCTCTTCATCTCCCTCGTATGGATGCTCTTCGACCCTAAGGGTGGTTATCGCAAACTACTGAAGAGTCCTTTGCTCAAGAAGGGAGCCTTGATAACAGCCCTCATCCTCAGCATGGGCAATATACAGACACTGCATGCAGAACCTGCAACAGGCAATCTCCAAAATGCTGTATTGACAAAGGAAACTGCAGAGAAGTTTGGCGAGCTTCATATTCTCTACAACGACCGCATCTGTCCGGTACAGACCTTTGCCCTCGATTTCTGCAAGAAGATATATGGAGCCAGGAGCTATCAGGGATTGACTGCAGAACAGGTGCTCTCTGGTTGGGTATTCTATGGAAATACTTGGGCAAACGAGCCTTTCATCAAGATCAAGAGCGGAGAAATGAAAACTGCGATGAATCTGCCTGACTATGCTTCGCTCAATACTTTCTTCAATCGTGAGATGGGTGGCTATACCATCGGACAGTATGTTCAGGAATACTACAATGGTCAGCAGGACAAGTTCCATCAGCAAGCCGCTGATATCGATGGCAAGATACAAATCATCATGGAGTTGCGAGAAGGTATCTCATTGAAAGTTCTTCCTTACACCTTCACCAGGAATGTGAAGGCTACCAAGGATCATTCATTCATCAAGGCTGGCACTACCACGTGGTTTTCACCTGTAGATAAGTTGCCACAGGCCGTGGAGCACCAGCATGCGCTCTATATCAGGAATGTATTCTCTCTGCTGAATGGTGATGTAAAGGCAGGCAATACAAGCCGTGTAAACGAGTTCTTCGTCAAGATGAAGAAATATCAGGAGGTTAGTAGCGGTAATTCGCTGCCAACAGCTACACAGTATAAGGCAGAACGCATCAATAATGCCTTTCCTTTTGCAACCATTCTCTTCATGGCAAACCTCACACTGGGCTTCATTGCCCTCTTCTACACCATCTATCGCATGACGAAGAAGAGAGAAATCAAGGCATTGAACATCGCTTTGCCTATCCTGCTTGGCGTATCCTTCCTTGCCTTAACCTTCGGATTGGCATTGAGATGGATTATCAGCGGCAACATACCTATGTCTAACGGATATGAAAGTATGCTGACTGTAGCCTGGTTCGTGATGCTTATCAGTATTCTGATGCAGTTGCGCATCCGCATCGTCATGGTATTCGGCTTCCTGATTTCAGGATTCTTCCTTCTGGTAAGCCATATCAACCAGATGGATCCAGCTATCGGACAGATGATGCCGGTATTGAACAGTCCGTTACTCAGCATCCATGTCAGCATCATTATGATGAGCTATGCACTGCTATCCTTGACTTTCATCTGCGGCATCATGGGCATCTGCATGCGCTCTCATGGCGACGAACTGCGGGATTTAAGCCGTCTCTTCCTCTACCCTGCCCTCACCACGATGGGGTTCGGCATCTTCATCGGAGCCATCTGGGCTAACGTGAGCTGGGGTAATTACTGGAGTTGGGATAGCAAGGAGACGTGGGCGCTCATCACCTTTATGATTTATGCAGTAGTAGTGCATACGCAGAGTCTGCCGGTCTTCCGCAAGCCGCTGGTGTATCACATCTACATCACCCTTGCCTTCCTGAGTATCGCCATGACCTACTTCGGTGTGAACTATTTCCTCACGGGCATGCACTCGTATGCATAA
- the hcp gene encoding hydroxylamine reductase: MAENKMFCFQCQETAKGTGCTIKGVCGKEATTSKWQDLLLSVVRGIGTIQHSIGEEPTPEVTRFLTDALFTTITNANFNDQDILQKVDKGIVLKKQLLQKAASMNIHLPAYQEVTWGGEKTDYEAEGARESVLRHENADIRSLKELTMLGLKGMAAYYEHAAHLGEENSEIISFICRALATISNPDADMNTLLGVVLETGKYGVDVMALLDKANTQAYGNPELTRVNIGTGSNPGILISGHDLKDIEDLLIQTEGTGIDVYTHGEMLPAHYYPQLKKYKHLVGNYGNAWWKQKEEFESFNGPVVFTTNCIVPPSPSAGYRNRVFTTNSTGFPGWKHIQAGADGHKDFSEVIALAKTCQPPREIETGEIIGGFAHAQVFALADKIVEAVKSGAIRKFVVMSGCDGRMKSRNYYEEFAKALPQDVVILTSGCAKFKYNKLNLGDINGIPRVLDAGQCNDSYSWAVVALKLKEIFGASDINDLPIFFNIAWYEQKAVIVLLALLHLGVKNIHLGPTLPAFCSPAVLKVLVDTFGIAGNGTVEEDIKKYIG; encoded by the coding sequence ATGGCAGAAAACAAGATGTTCTGTTTCCAGTGTCAGGAAACAGCTAAGGGTACAGGCTGTACCATCAAGGGTGTTTGCGGTAAGGAGGCTACAACTTCCAAGTGGCAGGATCTGCTGCTCAGCGTGGTTCGTGGCATAGGAACCATACAGCATAGCATAGGCGAAGAGCCGACACCAGAGGTAACTCGTTTCCTCACGGATGCACTCTTCACCACCATTACCAACGCCAACTTCAACGACCAGGATATCCTGCAAAAGGTAGATAAGGGCATCGTACTGAAGAAACAGCTGCTGCAAAAGGCAGCAAGCATGAATATCCACCTCCCTGCCTATCAGGAGGTAACCTGGGGTGGCGAGAAGACAGACTATGAGGCAGAGGGCGCCCGTGAATCCGTGCTCCGCCACGAGAATGCAGATATCCGCTCGCTCAAGGAACTCACCATGCTCGGTCTGAAGGGTATGGCAGCATACTACGAGCACGCAGCCCATCTGGGAGAAGAGAACAGCGAGATTATCAGCTTCATCTGCCGTGCTCTCGCCACCATCAGCAACCCTGATGCTGATATGAACACGCTGCTGGGCGTGGTGCTCGAAACTGGAAAGTACGGCGTGGATGTGATGGCACTCCTCGACAAGGCCAACACCCAGGCATACGGTAATCCGGAACTCACCCGGGTGAACATCGGCACAGGCAGCAATCCGGGCATCCTCATCTCCGGTCACGACCTGAAGGATATCGAAGATCTCCTCATCCAGACCGAAGGCACGGGCATCGACGTCTATACCCATGGCGAGATGCTTCCTGCCCACTACTATCCGCAGCTCAAGAAGTACAAGCATCTGGTGGGCAACTACGGCAATGCGTGGTGGAAACAGAAGGAGGAATTCGAGAGCTTCAACGGTCCTGTAGTCTTCACCACCAACTGCATCGTGCCGCCATCGCCATCGGCAGGCTACAGGAACCGCGTCTTCACCACCAACTCTACCGGTTTCCCTGGCTGGAAGCATATCCAGGCGGGTGCCGACGGCCACAAGGACTTCTCCGAGGTGATTGCGCTTGCCAAGACCTGCCAGCCACCTAGGGAGATAGAGACAGGCGAGATCATCGGCGGTTTTGCGCATGCCCAGGTCTTTGCCCTGGCAGACAAGATAGTAGAGGCTGTGAAGAGCGGAGCCATCCGCAAGTTTGTGGTGATGAGTGGCTGCGATGGCAGAATGAAGAGCCGCAACTACTACGAGGAGTTTGCCAAGGCGCTGCCTCAGGATGTAGTGATACTCACCAGCGGCTGTGCCAAGTTCAAGTACAACAAGCTCAATCTGGGTGACATTAACGGCATTCCCCGTGTGCTGGATGCCGGTCAGTGCAACGACTCCTATTCCTGGGCGGTTGTGGCATTGAAGCTGAAGGAGATCTTTGGAGCCAGCGACATCAATGACCTTCCTATCTTCTTCAATATTGCCTGGTACGAGCAGAAGGCAGTCATCGTACTTCTTGCCCTGCTGCATCTGGGCGTAAAGAACATCCATCTGGGTCCTACGCTCCCAGCCTTCTGTTCACCAGCCGTACTGAAGGTTCTGGTAGATACCTTTGGCATTGCCGGAAACGGAACGGTAGAAGAGGACATCAAAAAATATATAGGATAA
- a CDS encoding hemerythrin domain-containing protein, with protein MRASKYQFEEWPTDLLIDYALKIHHRGIREKGPEILSLIHSMMGENQLMAEIESLFSECMLDLENHLQKEEQVLFPFTYQLMESQLTGQPAAPIHCGSVAMPIHVMILEHDNETKRQQRLRKLTNNYTPAADASGDYKLLLSLLKNFAEDLNEHVYIENEIIFPRSQLLEQQLLS; from the coding sequence ATGAGAGCATCAAAATATCAATTCGAGGAGTGGCCAACCGATCTGCTGATCGATTATGCCCTCAAGATTCATCACCGTGGAATCCGTGAGAAGGGTCCGGAAATCCTCAGTCTCATCCACTCGATGATGGGTGAGAATCAGTTAATGGCAGAAATAGAGAGTCTCTTCAGCGAGTGCATGCTTGACCTGGAGAACCATCTGCAGAAGGAAGAGCAGGTTCTCTTTCCGTTCACCTATCAACTGATGGAATCGCAGCTTACGGGTCAACCTGCAGCGCCGATACATTGCGGCTCTGTAGCCATGCCTATTCACGTGATGATACTGGAACATGATAATGAGACCAAGCGCCAGCAGCGCCTCAGAAAGCTCACAAACAACTACACCCCGGCAGCTGATGCCAGCGGAGATTATAAGTTGCTACTGAGTCTGCTGAAGAATTTCGCAGAAGATCTGAACGAGCATGTCTATATAGAGAATGAGATCATCTTCCCTCGCAGTCAGCTGCTGGAACAGCAGCTACTAAGTTAA
- a CDS encoding PD-(D/E)XK nuclease family transposase, producing MANYIRFDWAMKRLLRNKANYAVLEGFMCSLLNEKFKINRFLDSESNQQTENDKFNRVDILAENEKGEFIIFEIQNTREHTYFHRMLYGVSKVITDNISLGDDYDKVRKVYSINIVYFTLGQAKDYVYHGKTMFQGLHQPNDILKLSNRQSELFFGDEIPQGRKTNREAGDIFPEYYLLCVNNFDKLAVNNLDEWIEFLKTGEISEAAQAPGLADARKCLDIDKLTVAEKNDYVRHMENLRYQRSVIKTGYDDGWQKGLADGREEGREEGRAEGRAEGRAEGRAEGRAEGREEGREEGRAEGAQDEKKATARRLLAMGLSAEQVAAATQLSLDEIKKL from the coding sequence ATGGCAAATTATATCAGATTTGACTGGGCGATGAAGCGCCTGCTTCGCAACAAGGCAAACTATGCCGTGCTGGAAGGCTTTATGTGTTCGCTGCTGAACGAGAAATTCAAGATCAACCGATTCCTGGATAGTGAGAGCAATCAGCAGACCGAGAATGATAAATTCAACAGAGTGGATATCCTGGCAGAAAATGAGAAGGGAGAATTCATCATCTTCGAAATACAGAATACCCGTGAACATACCTATTTCCACCGTATGCTCTATGGAGTTTCCAAGGTCATCACAGACAATATCAGTCTGGGCGATGATTACGACAAAGTGCGCAAGGTATATTCTATCAATATCGTGTATTTCACATTGGGACAGGCTAAGGATTATGTATATCATGGCAAGACGATGTTCCAGGGACTGCATCAGCCGAATGATATCCTGAAACTCTCCAACCGACAGAGTGAACTCTTCTTCGGTGATGAAATCCCTCAGGGGCGCAAGACTAATCGCGAAGCCGGAGACATATTCCCGGAGTATTATCTGCTCTGCGTGAACAACTTTGACAAGCTGGCGGTGAACAATCTGGATGAATGGATCGAGTTTCTCAAGACCGGCGAGATCAGCGAGGCAGCCCAGGCCCCAGGTTTGGCAGATGCCCGCAAATGCCTGGATATAGATAAGTTGACCGTAGCGGAAAAGAATGATTATGTCCGTCACATGGAGAATCTGCGCTATCAGCGCAGCGTTATCAAGACGGGGTATGATGATGGCTGGCAGAAAGGTCTTGCCGATGGTCGAGAAGAAGGACGAGAAGAAGGTCGTGCTGAAGGACGAGCTGAAGGACGTGCTGAAGGACGAGCTGAAGGACGAGCTGAAGGACGAGAAGAAGGACGAGAAGAAGGTCGTGCCGAAGGAGCCCAAGATGAGAAGAAGGCCACAGCCCGTCGTCTTCTTGCAATGGGCTTGTCTGCCGAGCAAGTGGCAGCAGCAACCCAGTTGTCATTAGATGAAATCAAGAAATTATAG
- a CDS encoding Crp/Fnr family transcriptional regulator, producing MKESIFVTLQKCTVFEGFTPEEIREALSMVSYRMVELAARETYVLAGMPCRYADIIVEGEMIARMSGLSGKQAQIDRLGESMLIAPAYIFAHNNEMPVSVETSRKTTLLRMRPSELKLLIDTDERIRWNFIQHLSRIDIFLSQKMRMLSLFSVKEKVAQYLIKMATEQQSRTIRLDVSRQEMADIFGIQKFSLLRCLSEFEEKGAIRIEGKTITILNSDEMK from the coding sequence ATGAAAGAATCAATATTCGTTACCTTGCAGAAATGCACGGTGTTTGAGGGGTTTACTCCAGAGGAAATCAGAGAGGCACTGTCGATGGTAAGCTACCGGATGGTGGAGCTTGCTGCCAGGGAAACCTATGTGCTGGCAGGAATGCCCTGCAGATATGCCGACATCATTGTCGAGGGGGAGATGATAGCCCGCATGTCGGGATTGTCGGGCAAGCAGGCTCAGATAGATAGGCTGGGAGAATCGATGCTGATTGCCCCTGCCTATATATTCGCACATAATAACGAGATGCCCGTAAGCGTGGAGACAAGTAGGAAGACTACCCTCCTGCGCATGAGGCCTTCTGAACTGAAACTGCTGATAGATACTGATGAGCGCATACGCTGGAACTTCATCCAGCACCTGTCAAGGATAGATATCTTCCTTTCGCAGAAAATGCGCATGCTCTCCCTTTTCTCCGTCAAGGAGAAGGTGGCGCAATACCTCATCAAGATGGCCACCGAACAGCAGAGCAGAACCATCCGACTGGATGTCAGCCGACAGGAAATGGCGGATATCTTCGGTATCCAGAAGTTCTCGCTCCTCCGCTGCCTCTCCGAATTCGAGGAGAAGGGTGCCATCAGGATTGAGGGCAAGACCATCACCATACTCAACTCGGATGAAATGAAATAA